The following is a genomic window from Amycolatopsis australiensis.
TCCCCGCTGGTCTGGGACCTCGCGCACATCGGCGTGCAGGAAGAGCTGTGGCTGGTCCGCGACGTCGGCGGCCGCGAGCCGCTGCGGCCGGACATCGACGACATCTACGACGCCTTCCAGCACGCCAGGGCCGACCGGCCGCAGCTGCCGCTGCTCGGCCCGGCCGAGGCGCGCGCGTACGTCAAGCAGGTCCGCGAGAAGGCGTTCGACGTGCTCGAACGCGTGCCGCTGCAGGGCAGCCCGCTGACCGAGCGGGCGTTCGCGTTCGGCATGATCACCCAGCACGAGCAGCAGCACGACGAGACCATGCTGGCCACCCACCAGCTGCGCCGGGGCGACCCGGTGCTGCACGCACCGGAACCGCCGCCGTCCCGCGCGGGCGCGCTCCCGGCGGAGGTGCTGGTCCCGGGCGGGGCGTTCACCATGGGCACGTCGGCCGAGCCGTGGGCGCTGGACAACGAGCGGCCGGCGCACGAGACGGTCGTCGAAGCGTTCTGGCTCGACACCGTGCCGGTCACCTGCGGCGCGTACACCGAATTCCTCGACGGCGGCGGCTACGCCGACGAGCGCTGGTGGAGCCCGGCGGGCTGGGCCTACCGCACCGGGCACTCGATCACCGCGCCGCGCTTCTGGAAACGGGAGCAGGACGGCTGGTGGCGCACCCGGTTCGGCGGCTACGAGCGCGTTCCGGCCGACGAGCCCGTCGTGCACGTCTCCTACTACGAGGCCGAGGCGTACGCGGCCTGGGCAGGCCGGCGCCTGCCGACCGAGGCGGAGTGGGAGAAGGCGGCCCGCTTCGACCCGGCGACCGGCCGGTCGCGCCGGTTCCCGTGGGGCGACGAGGAGCCGACGGCCGAGCACGCCAACCTCGGCCAGCGGCACCTGCGCCCGGCGCCGGTGGGCGCGTACCCGGCCGGCGCGTCACCCACGGGCGCGCACCAGCTGATCGGCGACGTCTGGGAGTGGACGAGCACCGACTTCCACGGCTACCCGGGCTTTTCCGCGTTCCCGTACCGGGAGTACTCGGAGGTGTTCTTCGGGCCGGAGTACAAGGTGCTGCGCGGCGGCTCGTTCGGCACCGACGCGGCGGCGATCCGGGGCACGTTCCGCAACTGGGACTACCCGATCCGGCGGCAGATCTTCGCCGGCTTCCGCACGGCCCGCGACGCGGCACCCGGCGAGGTGGGCTAGGCGCATGTGCCGCCACATCGGCTACCTCGGCGAGCCGGTCTCGCCCGCCGAGGTGCTCTTCCGCGCCCCGCATTCGCTGCTGGTGCAGTCCTACGCGCCGGCGGACATGCGCGGCGGCGGCTCGGTGAACGCCGACGGGTTCGGGCTGGGCTGGTACCCCGGCCCGGGCTCGCCGCCGCTGCGCCACCGGCGTTCGACTCCGCTGTGGACGGACGAGACGCTGCCGCCGCTGGCCGCGGCGGTGACCTCCGGCGCGTTCGTCGCCGCGGTCCGCAACGGCACCACCGGCCTGCCGGTGACCGAAGCGGCCGCGGCGCCGTTCACCGCCGGACGCTGGCTGTTCAGCCACAACGGCGTCGTCCGCGGCTATCCCGGCTCGCTGGCCGAACTGGCCAAGACCCTGCCGGTGACCGAGCTGCTGACGCTGGAGGCGCCGACGGACTCGGTGGTGCTCTGGGCCCTGCTGCGGGCCCGGCTCGCCGCGGGCGAGGACCCGCTGCGCGCGGTCGCGGAGCTGTGCACGGCCGTCGAGGCGGCCGCGCCCGGCTCCCGGCTCAACTTCCTGCTCACCGACGGCGAAACGCTGATCGGCACGACCTGGACGCACGCGCTGTCGGTGCTGGAGACACCGGCCGGCGTGCTGCTGTCCTCCGAACCCTGCGACGGCGACCCGCGCTGGCGGCCCGTCCCCGACCACCACGCCGTGCGCGCCACCGCGGCCGGCGTCGACCTGCTTCCCCTGACCCAGGAGCACCCATGACCGAAGTCGATCTCGACCACCACCGCTCCGGCGACGCCGTCACCGCGGAACTGCGCGCCGACGTCGTCGCCGGGCTCACCGCCGAGCGGAAGTGGCTGCCGCCCAAGTGGTTCTACGACGCCGAAGGCAGCGAGCTGTTCGAGAAGATCACCCAGCTGCCGGAGTACTACCCGACCCGCAGCGAACGCGAGGTGCTGGCCGCGCACGCCGGCGACGTCGCGGAGCTGACCGGCGCGCACACGCTCGTCGAGCTCGGTTCGGGGTCGAGCGAGAAGACCCGGCTGCTGCTCGACGCGCTCACCGCCCACGGCACGCTGGAGGCGTTCGTCCCGCTCGACGTGTCCGAGTCGGCGCTGGCCGAAGCCGCCGAGGCCATCTCGAAGGACTACCCGGGACTGACCGTCCGCGGCGTCGTCGGCGACTTCACCCAGCACCTCGCCCTCCTGCCCGGCGGCCAGCCGCGGGTGGTGGCGTTCCTCGGCGGCACCATCGGCAACTTCCTGCCCGCCGAGCGCGCGACGTTCCTGCGCTCGGTGCGGGACGTGCTCGACGAAGGGGAGTGGCTGCTGCTCGGCACCGACCTCGTCAAGGACCCGGGCATCCTCGAACGTGCCTACGACGACGCCGCCGGGGTCACCGCGCAGTTCGACAAGAACGTCCTGCGGGTGATCAACGAGCGGCTCGGCGCGGACTTCGACCCCGACGAGTTCGACCACGTCGCGTACTGGGACGCGGAGCACGAGTGGATCGAGATGCGGCTGCGCGCCCGCCGGGCGCTCACGGTCGAGATCCCGGGCGCGGACCTCACCGTGCGCCTGGCCGAAGGCGAGCACATCCGGACGGAGATCTCGGCGAAGTTCCGGCCCGCCGGGGTCGAAGCGGAGCTGGCGGCGGCCGGGTTCGAGCTGGTCCGGTGGTGGACCGACTCCCAGCGGCGGTTCGGGGTCAGCCTGGCAAGATCGGTGCGTGGCTAATCCTCTCCGGGCGCTGGCCCGGGCACTGGGCACCCGGCCGTGGCTGATGCGCACGGCACGGTTCGTCGTGTGGGCGGACAAGAAACTGCACCGGGCGTTCGGCGGCCGGGTGAGCCTCGTGGCGCTCGCCGGGCTGCCGTCGCTGCGCCTGACGACGACGGGCCGCAAGAGCGGGCTGCCGCGGAGCACGAACCTGCTCTACTTCCCGCACCGCGCCGACTTCGTGCTGACGGCCTCGAACTGGGGCCGTCGGCACGACCCGGCGTGGGCGCTCAACCTGCGCGCGAACCCGAAGGCGCAGGTCGCGCTGGCGGGGCGGCCGGTCGAGGTCGTGGCCCGCGAGCTGACGGGGCAGGAGTACGACCGGATGTGGGCCGAGCTGCTCGAGTTCTGGCCGGGGTACGCGATGGAACAGCGGGAGGCGGGCCGCCCGTTGCCCGTTTTCCTCCTCGCTGCCGTGGCCGGGTAGCTTCCCACCATCCTTTCGGCCGGTGACGGCTTTAGCCGGTTTGTGCCAGTCTCACCGGGGTAACGCGCCGTGACGTCGCGACCGCGCGGCGATGCGCGTGACCCAGGGAGGAGACGTCTTGCCGAGATCCACACAGGGCCGGATGCGGTCGTTCGCGCTGGTGGGGGCGCTCGTGGCCGGCGTGGGCCTGGCCGGGACCGCCGGCTCCGCGGCGGCGGCCGAGGACGCGGCCGTCAAGCCCGCCGCCGTCGGCGCGACCGCCCCGGTCGCCTGGGGCACCTGCCCGAGCGACACGCTCGCCGGGGTGCCCGCCGACCAGGTCCAGTTCTACAGCTGCGCGCGCTACCGCGTGCCGATCGACCACGACAACGCGGCGCTGGGCACCATCGACATCGCCCTGCTCAAGCGTGCCGCCCGCACGCCGGCCACCCGTGTCGGCTCGCTGTTCCTCAACCCCGGCGGCCCCGGCGGCTCGGGCCTGCGGATGCCGATCAGCGGCCAGTACTACTTCCAGCCGCAGGTCCTCGACCGCTTCGACCTCGTCGGCTTCGACCCGCGCGGGGTCGGCCGGAGCAACCCGCTGCGCTGCTTCACCACGCAGGAGGACGCCGACGAGGTCTTCGGCGCGCAGATCCCCGTGCCGCTGTCCCGCACCGAGATCTCCGGGACGCTCGCGAGCTACCGCGACTACGGCCGGTTCTGCAGGAACAACGCCGGTTCGCTGCTGAACCACATGTCCACCAAGGACGTCGTGCGCGACCTCGACACGCTGCGCGCCGCGGTCGGCGACCAGAAGCTGACCTACGTCGGCTTCTCCTACGGGACGCTGATCGGCTCGACCTACACGTCGATGTTCCCGAAGCAGACGCGGGCGATCGTGATCGACGGCAACGTCGACCCGGCGCTGCGCACCAGCGACGGCGTCGAGTACGACCGCGAGCGCGCCCAGGGCTTCGAGATCTCGCTCGACGCGTTCCTGAAGCGGTGCGGCCAGGCCGGCGCGAAGTGCGCGTTCAGCGACGGCACCCCGCGGGCCAAGTTCGACGAGCTGCGGGAGTACCTGCGCAAGCAGCCGATCACCATCCCCGGTGGCGGCACCGTCGACATCAACGCGTTCACCGGCGCGGTGTCGAGCGCGCTGTACTCGCCGTCGGCGTTCCCCGGCCTGGCCGAGGACCTGCAGGCCCTCTACACCGCCATCCACCCGGCGGGCGCGCAGGCGCAGGCCCTGCAGGGCAAGCAGCTGAAGGTCCTCACGCCCGGCAAGCGGGGCCTGGCCGACCAGAACCCGGACAGCCCCTACACGAGCGACGACTCGTACTTCGCCGTCAACTGCTCCGACAAGCCGTTCCGGATCCGGCAGGAGCAGGTGCCGGAGATCGCCGCCCAGTGGGAGCGTGAGTCCCGCACGTTCGGCCGCTACCAGGCCTTCGCCGACACGGCGGGCTGCCCGGTGTGGCCGGTGAAGAAGCCGGACGCCTACCGCGGCCCCTGGCGGGCGAAGACCGACGTCCCGATCGTCGTGGTGGGCAACTTCTACGACCCGGCGACGCAGTACCGGTTCGCGCAGCGGATGGCGGCCGAGCTCGGCAACTCCCGGCTGCTGTCGGTCGACGCGTTCGGGCACTGCATCCTCGGCGACGCGCTCGGCGTGGACAAGGCCGTGGCCGACTACCTGACCGACCTGAAGGTGCCGGCGAACGGGCAGGTGTTCCAGCCGAACGTCCAGCCGTTCGGAGTGTGACCCCGGTCCCGCGGCCCGCCCGCCGGGCCGCGGGACCGGCTACGCTGGTCCGGTTGATCATCACCACTACGGAAGCGAGGTGAGCGGCACATGCCAGCGGACAGTCATCGGACGGCCGGGCGCGCGCTCACCGGAGGTTTCCGGCTGGGCTGAGTCCGGCCGCCCCTGTCCGGCAGTGCGCGCACGCCGGAAAAGAGCCGGAAATGACCATCTTCGAAATGCTGCTGCGCGTCGGCGCCGGCGTCGGGCTGGGCGCGGTCATCGGGGTCGAGCGCCAGTTCCGCGCCCGGATGGCCGGGTTGCGCACCAACGCCCTCGTCGCGGTCGGCGCGACGCTGTTCGTCCTGCTGTCGGCGCACGGGTTCGGCGGGCTGGCCACGAGCGGGGACGCCGACCCGACACGGGTGGCGGCGCAGATCGTCTCGGGCATCGGGTTCCTCGGCGCGGGGGTGATCCTGCGTGACGGCCTCAACGTCCGCGGCCTCAACACGGCGGCGACGCTGTGGTGCTCGGCCGCGGTGGGCGCGTTGGCCGGCGCCGGGCTGTACGTGGTCGCGGCGGCCGGAACGGCGGTCGTGGTCGGGGTGAACGTCGTGCTGCGGCCCCTCGGCCGGGTCGTCGACCGCCGCCCGGACTCCGGCGGCGAGACGCCGACGAAGTACGCGTTCCAGGCCGTCACCCGCGACGCGACCGAGGCGCACGTGCGGGCGTTGCTCGTGCAGTCGTTGACCCGCACGGACTTCCGCCTGCTGTCGGTGCTGAGCACGGACCGGGAGGACCGCACGGTCGAGGTCCGCGCGGAGCTGGTCGGCGACCAGCGCGACGACGCCCAGATGGAGGCCGCGGTGTCCCGGCTTTCGCTGGAGCCTTCGGTGTCGAGCGTGCGCTGGGAAGCCGTGCCCGCTTAGGCCGTGTCTGACGATGCGTTGGTCCAGGTGATCACGGCGGGCGGGACGACCGCTGATCGTTGCGGCCGCGGTGCCCGGCCTGCCCGGGCCCGACCAGTGTGACCAGCGGACGGCCGTTGCCGTCGACGAGGTAGTGGACTTTGGTGCTCCAGCCACCACGGGAGCGGCTGCTCGCATGATCGGGCGGCTCGGTGCGCAGATCCGTGTGGTTCGACCCAGCCCCCTGTGCGGCGGGTGATGTTCGTGGCGTGCTGATGCGCCCGCGCGATCGTGGATCCACCGACACCGACCAATCGATCAACCCAGCAGCGTCGGCGTGGGTGAGCAGGCGCTGCAACACCGCATCCCACGTCCCGTCCCCGGCCATCCGACGATGCCAGCGGCATCGCGGCCACCAGCCGAAATGATTGTCAGACAAGCCCTAGCCGAGGAATTCGTCGAGCAGCTCGTCGAAGCGGGCGGGCTGCTCGACGGCGACCTGGTGCCCCGCGCCCTCGATCACGACCTGGCGCGCGTGCGGTGCCTCGCGCGCGATCAGGTCCGCGATCTCGTGGACGTCGGTCGTGTCGAGCGCGCCCGTGACGACCAGTGTCCGGGCCCGGATCTCCGGGACGCGGGTCACCGCGTGCAGCTCAGCGCCCAGGGGAAACCCGCCGTGGCCCTTGCGCGCGTTGTCCGCCAGCAGCCGCCCGAAGAAGGCGCGGACGGCCGGGTCGACCTGCTCGGGTGTCCGGTGCGGGCCGTCGACGAGCATCCGGAGCACGCATTCGAAGGCCCGCGCGTGGTCGCCGGCGGCGATCGCCTCGGCGGTCTGCCGCCGCCGGGCCAGGGTGAAGGGGTCGCGTTCGACCATGCCGCTCAACCCGGGCGAGGCGAGCACCAGCCCGTCGACCCGGTCCGGGTGCCGGAGCGCGAAGTCGGCCGCGGTGCGGCTGCCGAGCGAGGAGCCGACCAGCACCGCACGCTCGATCCCCAGCGCGTCGAGCAGCCGCCGGAGGTCGCCGTGGTGGGAGAAGCCCGGTGCCGGTCCTGGCGAGTCGCCGTGGCCGCGGGCGTCGTAGCGGACGACCCGGTGGTGCGCGCCGAACCGGGCCATCTGCTCGTCCCAGACCGCGCTGCCGAAGCCACCCGGGTGCAGGAACACGACGGGCCGTCCCCGGCCGCGTTCGTCATGGCGCAGCTGTTCCCCCATGCCCGCGACGGTACCGGAAGTCGAAGGCCTCCCCACCGTTTCGGTGGGGAGGCCTTCGACCGGGGAAACCCTTACGCCCGCGTCATCTTCCGCAGCACGTACTGCAGGATGCCGCCGTTGCGGTAGTAGTCCGCCTCGCCCGGGGTGTCGATGCGGACGTCCGCGTCGAACTCCACCTTGCTGCCGTCGGACTTCGTCGCCGTCACGTGCACCGTGCGCGGGGTCTCGCCGTCGTTGAGCTTCGTGATGCCCGCGATGTCGTAGGTCTCGGTGCCGTCCAGCTTCAGCGACGCGGCCGACTCGCCCGCCGGGAACTGCAGCGGGATGACGCCCATGCCGATCAGGTTCGAGCGGTGGATCCGCTCGAACGACTCGGCGATCACCGCGCGCACGCCCAGCAGGCGCGTGCCCTTGGCCGCCCAGTCACGCGACGAGCCGGAACCGTACTCCTTGCCGCCCAGCACGACCAGCGGGATGTCCTGCGCCGCGTAGTTCTGCGCCGCGTCGTAGATGAACGCCTGCGGCGCGCCCTCCTGCGTGAAGTCGCGGGTGTAGCCGCCCTGGACGTCGTCCAGCAGCTGGTTGCGCAGCCGGATGTTCGCGAACGTGCCGCGGATCATCACCTCGTGGTTGCCGCGCCGCGAGCCGTAGGAGTTGAAGTCCTTCTTCTCCACGCCGTGCTCGGTGAGGTACTGCGCGGCCGGGGTGCCCGGCTTGATCGCGCCGGCGGGGGAGATGTGGTCGGTGGTGACCGAGTCGCCCAGCTTCGCCAGCACGCGCGCGCCGGTGATGTCGGTGACCGGGGCCGGCTCCGGCGTCATGCCCTCGAAGTACGGGGGCTTGCGCACGTAGGTGGACTCCGGGTCCCACTCGAAGGTCTTGCCCTCCGGGGTGGGCAGCGACTTCCAGCGCTCGCCGCCGTCGAAGACGTCCGCGTAGTCCTTGGTGAACATCTCCTGCGTGATCGCGTGGTCGATGGTCTCCTGGATCTCCTGCGCGGTCGGCCAGATGTCCTTCAGGAAGACGTCGTTGCCGTCCGTGTCCTGGCCCAGCGGCTGGGTCGCGAAGTCGAAGTCCATCGTGCCGGCCAGCGCGTAGGCGATGACCAGCGGCGGCGACGCGAGGTAGTTCATCTTCACGTCGGGGTTGATCCGCCCTTCGAAGTTCCGGTTGCCCGAGAGCACCGAGACCGCGGTGAGGTCGTTCTCCTGGATCGCCGCGGAGATCTCGTCGGAGAGCGGGCCGGAGTTGCCGATGCACGTGGTGCAGCCGTAGCCGACCAGGTGGTAGCCCAGCTTCTCCAGGTACGGCCACAGGTTGGCCTTGGTGTAGTAGTCGGTGACGACCTGCGAGCCCGGCGCCATCGACGTCTTCACCCACGGCTTGACCGCGAGGCCCTTTTCGACGGCGTTGCGGGCGAGCAGCGCGGCGCCGAGCATGACCGACGGGTTCGAGGTGTTGGTGCACGAGGTGATCGAGGCGATCACGACGGCGCCGTGGTCGAGGACGAACTCGCCGCGGTCCGGCGTCGAGACCTTGACCGGCTTGCTCGGGCGGCCCGACGCGCCGTTCGCGGCGGAGGAGGTGACCGGCGCGGCGTCGTCCTCGGCGAACGACAGCGACGGGGCGTCGCTGGCCGGGAAGGACTCCTCGGAAGCCTCGTCCATCTTGGTGTGCGGCGTGGTGTCCTCGCCGCCGACGTAGTCGTGGATCGACTTGCGGAACGACGACTTCGCGTCCGACAGCTCGATGCGGTCCTGCGGGCGCTTCGGGCCGGCGATCGACGGGACGACCGTCGAGAGGTCCAGCTCGAGGTACTCGGAGTAGGCCGCCTCGCGCGACGGGTCGTGCCAGAGGCCCTGCTCCTTGGCGTACGCCTCGACCAGCGCGACCTGCTCGGCCGAGCGGCCGGTCAGCTTGAGGTAGCGGACGGTCTCGGAGTCGATCGGGAAGATCGCCGCGGTGGAGCCGAACTCCGGGCTCATGTTGCCGATGGTGGCGCGGTTGGCCAGCGGCACCTGGGCGACGCTCTCGCCGTAGAACTCGACGAACTTGCCGACCACGCCGTGGCGGCGCAGCATCTCGGTGATGGTCAGCACGACGTCGGTGGCGGTGACGCCGGCCGGGATCTCGCCGGTCAGCTTGAAGCCGACGACCCGCGGGATGAGCATGGACACCGGCTGGCCCAGCATGGCCGCCTCGGCCTCGATGCCGCCGACGCCCCAGCCCAGCACGCCGAGGCCGTTGACCATGGTGGTGTGCGAGTCGGTGCCGACGCAGGAGTCGGGGTAGGCCTGCCCGTTGCGGGACATCACCGTCCGCGCGAGGTGCTCGATGTTGACCTGGTGCACGATGCCGGTGCCCGGCGGGACGACCTTGAACTCGTCGAAGGCGCCCTGGCCCCAGCGCAGGAACTGGTAGCGCTCGCGGTTGCGCTCGTACTCGATCTCGACGTTGCGCTCGAAGGCGTCGGCGCGGCCGAAGACGTCGATGATCACCGAGTGGTCGATGACCAGCTCGGCCGGGGCGAGGGGGTTCACCTTGTCCGGGTCGCCGCCGAGGTCGGTGACCGCCTCGCGCATGGTGGCGAGGTCGACGACGCACGGGACGCCGGTGAAGTCCTGCATGATCACGCGGGCGGGCGTGAACTGGATCTCGATCGACGGGTCGGCGTTCGGGTCCCACGAGCCGAGGGCGCGGATGTGGTCGGCGGTGATGTTCGCGCCGTCCTCGGTGCGCAGCAGGTTCTCGAGCAGGATCTTCAGGCTGTAGGGCAGGCGCTCGGCGCCTTCGACCTTGTTCAGGCGGAACACCTCGTACGAGGCGTCGCCGACCTTCAGCGTGTCTTTGGCGCCGAAGCTGTCCTTGCTGGCAGGTGCGGTCACGTCTAACTCCAGTGGCATGGACTCCGCGCCGGTGCGGCGGTCAAGTCCCGGGTCAGTTCGGTCGGGTTCGGTGGCAGCGAGTCTTGCGCACCCCCACCGTAGGACCGGATCCGGGATGGCACACCTCGCGACGCCTCAAACAGTACGCGTGTCCTGTTTGGGGTTCAAGACGACACGCGGTGTGGGCTGCGCCATCCGGACACGCGCACGCCCGGGGGTCCCTCAATGAGGGGAATTGGTGCCTACGGTGTGTAAGTTTCCCGTGATGCTTGTGATAGTGGTGTGACTGCAGTGACGCGCGGTGTGCGCAGGTGAGGCGGAGGTGGCGGGAGTGCCGGAGCGGGTCGGGTGCCGCGGAGTGCCGGGCGTGCGCCGGGGACTGACCGTGAGCGCCCTCGCCCTGGTGATCTTGTTCGGGGCCGGCGGGACGGGCCTCGCGGCGCCACCGCCGCCGCCGAACCCCAGCGACTCGGAGATCGACTCCAGCAAGGCGGAGGCCAACGCGAAGGCCGGTGAGGTCGGCAGGCTCACCAACCAGCTCGCGCAGGCCGAGCAGAAGCTGTCCCAGCTGCAGGACGACGTCGAGCTCAAGCAGGAAGAGGCGAACAAGGCACTCGTCGACCTGCAGGCCGCCCAGGACGCCGCGGCGCAGGCGGAGAACGACGCCAAGGCCGCCCGGTCGGAGGCGGACGCGGCGTCGGCGGCCATCGAGCGGGCCCGGGCCGACCTCAAGACGTTCGCCGCCGCCAGCTTCCAGCAGGGCAGCACGGTCGGCTCGCTCTCGGCGTACCTGAGCGCCGACAGCCCCAAGGACATGCTTGCCCGCGCCCAGCTGCTCGACGCCGTCGGCGGCAACCGGCTCAACGCCCTCGAACGGCTCCAGCAGGCGCAGACGGAGAAGTCGAACAAGGACGCGGCGGCCCGCAAAGCCGCCGAGATCGCCCAGCAGAAGCAGGACGCGGCGCGCCAAGCCAAGAACAGCGCCGACGCGGCGCAGAACGCGGCGGTGCGGGCGCAGGACGACCAGGCGTCGCAGACCACGCAGCTGGAGAAGAACAAGTCCGACGTCGAGCAGCAGCTCTACGCCGCGCAGGCCAAGGTCAACGGGCTGCAGGGACAGCGCCAGCGCTACCAGGACTGGCTCGCCGAAAAGCAGCGCGAGGACGAGGAGCGTGCCCGCCAGGCCGCGCTCGGCTCGTCCGGCGGGGGCGGGCGGCCCGCGGGCGGCCCGGCGCCGGCGGGCCCGGCGGGCTCGTCGATCGAGGCGGTGATCGCGCGGGCGCTGTCGAAGCTCGGCATGCCGTACGCGTGGGGCGGCGGCAACGCGAGCGGCCCGACCCGCGGCATCCGCGACGGCGGCGTCGCCGACCAGTACGGCGACTACAACAAGATCGGCTTCGACTGCTCCGGCCTGATGATCTACGCGTTCGCCGGGGTGACGTCGCTGCCGCACTACAGCGGCTACCAGTACACGGCGGGGCGCCGCGTCCCGCTGTCCCAGATGCGCCGCGGTGA
Proteins encoded in this region:
- the egtD gene encoding L-histidine N(alpha)-methyltransferase; protein product: MTEVDLDHHRSGDAVTAELRADVVAGLTAERKWLPPKWFYDAEGSELFEKITQLPEYYPTRSEREVLAAHAGDVAELTGAHTLVELGSGSSEKTRLLLDALTAHGTLEAFVPLDVSESALAEAAEAISKDYPGLTVRGVVGDFTQHLALLPGGQPRVVAFLGGTIGNFLPAERATFLRSVRDVLDEGEWLLLGTDLVKDPGILERAYDDAAGVTAQFDKNVLRVINERLGADFDPDEFDHVAYWDAEHEWIEMRLRARRALTVEIPGADLTVRLAEGEHIRTEISAKFRPAGVEAELAAAGFELVRWWTDSQRRFGVSLARSVRG
- a CDS encoding MgtC/SapB family protein — protein: MTIFEMLLRVGAGVGLGAVIGVERQFRARMAGLRTNALVAVGATLFVLLSAHGFGGLATSGDADPTRVAAQIVSGIGFLGAGVILRDGLNVRGLNTAATLWCSAAVGALAGAGLYVVAAAGTAVVVGVNVVLRPLGRVVDRRPDSGGETPTKYAFQAVTRDATEAHVRALLVQSLTRTDFRLLSVLSTDREDRTVEVRAELVGDQRDDAQMEAAVSRLSLEPSVSSVRWEAVPA
- a CDS encoding nitroreductase family deazaflavin-dependent oxidoreductase, whose protein sequence is MRTARFVVWADKKLHRAFGGRVSLVALAGLPSLRLTTTGRKSGLPRSTNLLYFPHRADFVLTASNWGRRHDPAWALNLRANPKAQVALAGRPVEVVARELTGQEYDRMWAELLEFWPGYAMEQREAGRPLPVFLLAAVAG
- the egtC gene encoding ergothioneine biosynthesis protein EgtC encodes the protein MCRHIGYLGEPVSPAEVLFRAPHSLLVQSYAPADMRGGGSVNADGFGLGWYPGPGSPPLRHRRSTPLWTDETLPPLAAAVTSGAFVAAVRNGTTGLPVTEAAAAPFTAGRWLFSHNGVVRGYPGSLAELAKTLPVTELLTLEAPTDSVVLWALLRARLAAGEDPLRAVAELCTAVEAAAPGSRLNFLLTDGETLIGTTWTHALSVLETPAGVLLSSEPCDGDPRWRPVPDHHAVRATAAGVDLLPLTQEHP
- a CDS encoding NlpC/P60 family protein, whose amino-acid sequence is MPGVRRGLTVSALALVILFGAGGTGLAAPPPPPNPSDSEIDSSKAEANAKAGEVGRLTNQLAQAEQKLSQLQDDVELKQEEANKALVDLQAAQDAAAQAENDAKAARSEADAASAAIERARADLKTFAAASFQQGSTVGSLSAYLSADSPKDMLARAQLLDAVGGNRLNALERLQQAQTEKSNKDAAARKAAEIAQQKQDAARQAKNSADAAQNAAVRAQDDQASQTTQLEKNKSDVEQQLYAAQAKVNGLQGQRQRYQDWLAEKQREDEERARQAALGSSGGGGRPAGGPAPAGPAGSSIEAVIARALSKLGMPYAWGGGNASGPTRGIRDGGVADQYGDYNKIGFDCSGLMIYAFAGVTSLPHYSGYQYTAGRRVPLSQMRRGDLLFWDGPGGIHHVALYLGGGQMVEAPQSGLRVRVAPVRYGGIMPYATRLIG
- the egtB gene encoding ergothioneine biosynthesis protein EgtB translates to MSTEALDDLSAQDLRARAAEALTRARARSVALTDAVDDEDLVRQHSKLMSPLVWDLAHIGVQEELWLVRDVGGREPLRPDIDDIYDAFQHARADRPQLPLLGPAEARAYVKQVREKAFDVLERVPLQGSPLTERAFAFGMITQHEQQHDETMLATHQLRRGDPVLHAPEPPPSRAGALPAEVLVPGGAFTMGTSAEPWALDNERPAHETVVEAFWLDTVPVTCGAYTEFLDGGGYADERWWSPAGWAYRTGHSITAPRFWKREQDGWWRTRFGGYERVPADEPVVHVSYYEAEAYAAWAGRRLPTEAEWEKAARFDPATGRSRRFPWGDEEPTAEHANLGQRHLRPAPVGAYPAGASPTGAHQLIGDVWEWTSTDFHGYPGFSAFPYREYSEVFFGPEYKVLRGGSFGTDAAAIRGTFRNWDYPIRRQIFAGFRTARDAAPGEVG
- a CDS encoding alpha/beta fold hydrolase, whose product is MGEQLRHDERGRGRPVVFLHPGGFGSAVWDEQMARFGAHHRVVRYDARGHGDSPGPAPGFSHHGDLRRLLDALGIERAVLVGSSLGSRTAADFALRHPDRVDGLVLASPGLSGMVERDPFTLARRRQTAEAIAAGDHARAFECVLRMLVDGPHRTPEQVDPAVRAFFGRLLADNARKGHGGFPLGAELHAVTRVPEIRARTLVVTGALDTTDVHEIADLIAREAPHARQVVIEGAGHQVAVEQPARFDELLDEFLG
- the acnA gene encoding aconitate hydratase AcnA; amino-acid sequence: MTAPASKDSFGAKDTLKVGDASYEVFRLNKVEGAERLPYSLKILLENLLRTEDGANITADHIRALGSWDPNADPSIEIQFTPARVIMQDFTGVPCVVDLATMREAVTDLGGDPDKVNPLAPAELVIDHSVIIDVFGRADAFERNVEIEYERNRERYQFLRWGQGAFDEFKVVPPGTGIVHQVNIEHLARTVMSRNGQAYPDSCVGTDSHTTMVNGLGVLGWGVGGIEAEAAMLGQPVSMLIPRVVGFKLTGEIPAGVTATDVVLTITEMLRRHGVVGKFVEFYGESVAQVPLANRATIGNMSPEFGSTAAIFPIDSETVRYLKLTGRSAEQVALVEAYAKEQGLWHDPSREAAYSEYLELDLSTVVPSIAGPKRPQDRIELSDAKSSFRKSIHDYVGGEDTTPHTKMDEASEESFPASDAPSLSFAEDDAAPVTSSAANGASGRPSKPVKVSTPDRGEFVLDHGAVVIASITSCTNTSNPSVMLGAALLARNAVEKGLAVKPWVKTSMAPGSQVVTDYYTKANLWPYLEKLGYHLVGYGCTTCIGNSGPLSDEISAAIQENDLTAVSVLSGNRNFEGRINPDVKMNYLASPPLVIAYALAGTMDFDFATQPLGQDTDGNDVFLKDIWPTAQEIQETIDHAITQEMFTKDYADVFDGGERWKSLPTPEGKTFEWDPESTYVRKPPYFEGMTPEPAPVTDITGARVLAKLGDSVTTDHISPAGAIKPGTPAAQYLTEHGVEKKDFNSYGSRRGNHEVMIRGTFANIRLRNQLLDDVQGGYTRDFTQEGAPQAFIYDAAQNYAAQDIPLVVLGGKEYGSGSSRDWAAKGTRLLGVRAVIAESFERIHRSNLIGMGVIPLQFPAGESAASLKLDGTETYDIAGITKLNDGETPRTVHVTATKSDGSKVEFDADVRIDTPGEADYYRNGGILQYVLRKMTRA
- a CDS encoding alpha/beta hydrolase, which produces MRSFALVGALVAGVGLAGTAGSAAAAEDAAVKPAAVGATAPVAWGTCPSDTLAGVPADQVQFYSCARYRVPIDHDNAALGTIDIALLKRAARTPATRVGSLFLNPGGPGGSGLRMPISGQYYFQPQVLDRFDLVGFDPRGVGRSNPLRCFTTQEDADEVFGAQIPVPLSRTEISGTLASYRDYGRFCRNNAGSLLNHMSTKDVVRDLDTLRAAVGDQKLTYVGFSYGTLIGSTYTSMFPKQTRAIVIDGNVDPALRTSDGVEYDRERAQGFEISLDAFLKRCGQAGAKCAFSDGTPRAKFDELREYLRKQPITIPGGGTVDINAFTGAVSSALYSPSAFPGLAEDLQALYTAIHPAGAQAQALQGKQLKVLTPGKRGLADQNPDSPYTSDDSYFAVNCSDKPFRIRQEQVPEIAAQWERESRTFGRYQAFADTAGCPVWPVKKPDAYRGPWRAKTDVPIVVVGNFYDPATQYRFAQRMAAELGNSRLLSVDAFGHCILGDALGVDKAVADYLTDLKVPANGQVFQPNVQPFGV